From the Peptococcaceae bacterium 1198_IL3148 genome, the window AAAGCTATGGCCAGCACTATCGCCAACTGTTCCACTTCCACTTTGTCCCAACAAGCCGTTTGGGTCAGCATCATCAGAACAATTAAGCCAGCACATAACAAATTATTTGCTTTTATGCCTGCGGTGGCTGCGCCGTTTTTTGGTGCCAGTTTGTGATTTATCTGCCTCTTCATTTTGCCCTTCAGTTTGTTGGTCCCTCCTGGTGTTCATAGTTTCATAATGACGCTGGCGTTCTCCCTGCCAAGCACTTTTATCGTCTTCAGTTTTTTTATCCACCTCTTGGTGCTGATCACTCAATTTATTTTGCCAAGGTCCGGGTTTTAAATCTGGCAACTGCCGGTATGGGTTGTCTTTACTTAATTGTTCTGGGCGCCGGTTATAAGCCCACAGGGGTGCTCTGACCACAGTATCCTTTAGGCCGGATTGGTCTACGGGAGCAAAGGGTGCCAAGTAGGGGACCCCAAAGCTGCGCAATCCCGCCATATGTACCAAAATAACCATTAAACCAACCATAATGCCAAAAAGCCCCAGTGTACCAGCTAAAAGCATCATTGGAAATCGCAAAATCCGCATTGCAATGGACATGTTGAAGGCGGGATTAACAAAGGAGGCAATACCAGTTACCGCCACAACAATAACCATTAAGGGTGATACTATTCCTGCGGAAACCGCAGCCTCACCCACCACCAAAGCTCCCACAATGCTTACCGCCTGGCCAACGGGTCGGGGTAATCTTAGTCCTGCTTCCCGCAGCGCCTCAAAACTAAATTCCATTAGCAGTGCCTCCACCAGCGCCGGAAAGGGCACCCCTTCCCGGCTGGCGGCAATTCTGATTAATAGCGGGGTGGGAATCATTTCCTGGTGAAAAGTAGTGATGGCAATATACAGGGATGGCAACACTAGCGATACCCCCAAAGCTGTATAGCGCAATATCCTGATGAAAGTGCCAATAAGAAAACGCTCATAATAATCCTCCGAGGCTTGAAGAAAAGAAACAAACTCCCCTGGTATCACCAATACAAAGGGGGTATTGTCAGTAAAAATTGCCACGCGACCGGACATTAAAGCATCGGCCACCTTATCTGGACGCTCGGTATGAATAATTTGGGGAAAGGGTGAATAAGGGTTATCTTCAATTAATTCCTCAATGTAACCACTTTCCAGCACCCCATCTATTTCAATACGGGCCAAACGCTTTTTGGCCTCTGCCACCAACTTAGGGTCAGCCAAACCACGGATATAACCAATGGCCACACTGGTATTAGAAATTCGACCAATGGTCATACTCTCGATAATTAAATTGGGAGACTGCACCCGCCTGCGCACCATGGCTGTGTTGGTGCGCAGGTTTTCCACAAACCCTTCTCTGGGGCCCCGCACCACGCCTTCGGATAATGGTTCACTAATGCTGCGGTAGTTAAAGCCTTTGACGCTAACTAACAGACACTTTTTGTGCTTATCTATAAAGACCGCCGCATCACCATAGAGTACACCACCAAGGATGGCTTTATAATCATCGGCAATGCGCACATCAGAAGCAGCCAGCATGGCATTGAGCACCTGCTCAAAGGGTATGCCACCGCCTTTGCCATTGCCAGACAAATTTTGATTAGTCATCAGCGGTTTCATAATGGATTTATTAATCATGTCTGCATCGGTCATTCCGTCCAAATAGACAATGGCCGCCTGGGTATCCCCGTTGGGGCCAATACTAAATTTGCGCACCACAAAGTCGCTATTACCGGCCATGATACTGCGCAATGCATTAACGTTCACATCTAACTGATAGACAACTTCCATACCCTCCAGTTCTTTGGCTTGAAAAATATGAGGGATGGGATCTGCTGGAATTTGAGATGGCTTTTTGGTGCTGAGCGGACGCTTCATTTTGGGCATAAATCCCAACAGTTTTTGCAACGCCCCTTTATTTTTCATAAAAAAACCCCTCCAAATAATATGCATGTTTATTATTGGTAGGGGTGGTTTATTTTATTCTACAGTTTTAAATATGTGTGCTCTGGCTTCCGCCAACATATACAATGATCCCGTAACACACAGCAGTTGTTGGTCTTTAGCCAGTGCTATGCCTTGATCCACAGCATCGGCCACCTGTTCATAAACATATACGTTTTTAGTGTAACCCTTGGCCCAATTGGCCACCTGCTGCCAATCTCCCGCCCGGGGGTTATTGGGTTTGGTAATTACCACTGCCTCTGCCATCGGGGTCAGTGTTGCTATTACCCGTTGCCGCTCTTTATCGGCCAGCATGCCCAACACCAGCACTATACCCCGCTGAGGAAAATATCGATTTAGTGTAGCCACCAGCGCTTTAACTCCAGCTAGGTTATGGGCACCATCCAATACAATTGTGGGAGTGGTGTCCAGTACTTCAAAGCGCCCCGGCCAGCTGACCTTCGCCATGCCGGCTTTCACGATGGCTGGGGTTAAAATTACCCCGTGGGGTTCCAAAGCCTCCAAAGTAGCTATGGCGGTGGCAGCATTGGCCTGTTGATGTTCGCCCAATAGCGGTAAAAACAAGTGCTGGTAGTTGTGCAATTTACCTTTAATGGTTAAATACTGCCCTTTAATGGTGCTGTCCCCTTGTCCACTCCAGGTGATGTCTTGCCCCACCACTGTTAAGGGTGCCCCATTTTTGTTGCAGGTTTCTTTAATTATTGCCAACGCTGCCTTATTTGCCGCCGCAGTGACCACCGGCACTTGGGGTTTGATAATACCAGCCTTTACCTGAGCAATTTCTGCAATGCTATTACCCAGCAAATTCATATGATCCATACTGACATTGGTAATTACCGACACCAGCGGTTGCACCACATTGGTGGAATCTATTGCTCCCCCTAACCCCACTTCCATAACCACATAGTCCACTTGCTCTTGGTAAAAGTAAGTTAGAGCCATGGCAGTGCTAACCTCAAACTCAGTGGGATGCTCCACACCCTCTGCCACCATAGCATCCAGATGTGGTTTAAGCTGCTGTACCAGTTCGCTTACCGCCTGCTCACTGATTTCGGTACCATTAACGCGGTAACGCTCAGTATAGCGGTGTAAGTGGGGTGAAGTGAAGGCGCCCACCCGGTAACCGGCCTGCTGCAAAATGGCAGCTATTATGGCGCTGGTTGAACCTTTGCCATTGGTGCCACCCACATGGATTACTTTTAGTTTTAGGTGGGGATCGCCCAATCGTTTCAACAATGCGTTAATTCGATCCAAGCCCAAATTAATGCCGAATTTGGTTAAATTCTGTAAGTAACCTATAGCTGTTTGATAGTTCATCGTTTAGCCGCAGTTATCCTTAATTAACCAATCTTGAATGGTTAGACGCATGTTTTCCATAGCTTCCTGCGGTGTGGCACCAACGGTGGCACAACCAGGCAAATCCGCTGTCAGCGCCATATAACGGTTCTCTTCTTCATCCTTCTCTACAATTACGTTCACAGTCATTTTGATGGTACCAACCTGCTTGCCATTTTCTTCCTTTAAAACCGTATCCCATTTAAGAGCCACTTTTGACTTCTCCCCCTTTTCCTTTTCTTCATAAGACAAGGGGACAGGTCCCGTGTCTTATGAATTAGGATTATGAATTTTGAATGGCTTGCTACTTAAGCATTTCTAGCCGTTCGGTTAAAGCGTTTTTCTTGTTGGTTAGTTCTTGCTGCTTGGCTTTTTCCTTTTCTATTACCTCTGCCGGGGCTTTGGCCAGGAAGCCTTGGTTGTTTAGTTTACCCTGTACCCGCTGCAAATCCTTTTCAATGTTGGTCAAGTCCTTGTTTAAACGGGCAATTTCTTTATCGATATCAATTAAGCCCTTTAGCGGTACCACCACTTCTATCCCTTTGGCAATGCCCACCGCTGCTTGATCAGGCTTTTCAGCCAATTGGTCTGTTACAGTGACCTCGGCCTTAGCTAAATCTGCAATGTAACTGGCATTTTGTTGTAGTACTGCTTGACTGTTTTCATCGGCGGTGGCTAAAATTACCTCTGCTACTTTACTTGGTGGCACTTGCATTTCGCCCCTAATTCTTCTTACTTCGGTAATTACCTCCATCAGCAATTCCATGGCATTTTCCACATCTGGGTCACGCAGTTCTGGGTTGTACTGTGGCCATTGTTGCAGCATGATGGTTTCACCCTGGTGGGGCAAATGTTGCCAAATTTCCTCAGTGATAAAGGGCATAAATGGATGCAATAATTCCGTGGTACCCCTTAATACTGTTACCAGTACCTGTTGGGCGGTGACCCGATCCTCTGGGGTGGTTTTGCCGTACAGTCTGGGTTTAACCAGTTCAATGTACCAGTCACACAATTCGCTCCAGCTGAATTCATAAATCACCCGGGCAGCCTCACCCAATTCATAACGTCCCAGGTAATCTGTCACTTCGCTGATAGCTTGGTGATAACGACTCAATATCCAGCGATCAGCCAGTGTTAATTCTCCCCCTGCGGCATTGTTATCGTAATCTTCTAAGTTCATCAGCGCAAAGCGAGATGCGTTCCACAATTTGTTGGCAAAGTTGCGGGCGCCATCTAAGCGTTCAAAGTGGAAACGCAAATCATTGCCGGGGGTGTTACCGGTTACCAGCATAAAGCGCAGGCTATCGGCACCGTGGGTTTCAATTACTTCCAATGGGTCTACACCGTTACCCAATGATTTACTCATTTTCCGTCCTTGGGCATCCAAAACTAAGCCGTGAATAAACACTTCTTTAAAGGGCACTTCTTTCATGTTGTGCAGGCCAGAGAAAATCATCCGGGCCACCCAGAAAAAGATAATATCTCTACCGGTGACCAGCACACTGGTGGGGTAAAAATGTTTTAATTCCTCAGTTTGTTCTGGCCAACCTAAAGTGGAAAAGGGCCACAGCGCTGATGAGAACCAGGTATCCAATACGTCGGGGTCCTGCTCCATTTGACCACCGCACTTGCCACACTGGGCCGGCGCTTCCTTTGCTGCCACCATTTCACCACAGTCTTGACAGTAATACACCGGAATCCGGTGACCCCACCATAGCTGCCGAGAAATACACCAATCCCGAATGTTTTCCATCCAGTTCAAATAAATTTTAGTGAACCGCTCTGGTATAAAGCGCACATCTCCATTTTTGGCGGCGGCAATGGCTGGTTCTGCCAAAGGTTGCATTTTAACAAACCACTGTTTAGAAAGCATCGGCTCAATTACAGTGTCACAGCGATAGCAATGGCCCACCGCGTGATCGTGATCATCTACCTTTAACAGTGCACCGCTGGCTTCCAAATCTTTAACAATCTGCTTGCGGCACTGATACCGATCCATACCCCGATATTTTTCTCCCGCCATTGCATTCATCCGGCCATCTTTATCGATTACTTGAATTTCTTCCAAGTTATGACGTTTACCCATTTCAAAGTCATTGGGGTCGTGGGCTGGCGTTATTTTTACACAACCGGTACCAAAGGATGGATCCACATAATCATCCGCAATGATCGGCATTTCTCTACCAACCAGCGGCAGCACCAAGGTACGGCCAATCAAATGTTGGTAACGTTCATCTTCGGGGTGTACCGCCACCGCCACGTCACCAAGCATTGTTTCCGGTCTGGTGGTGGCAATGACAATGTACTCCTCTGGATTATCTTTAAAAGGATACTTAAAGTGATACAGGTGTCCGGGCTGATCTTTGTGTTCCACTTCAATGTCAGAGATGGTGGTACTACAATGAGGGCACCAGTTGGTAATATAGTTGCCCCGATAAATCAAGCCTTCGTTGTACAGCTTAATAAATACTTCCTGCACCGCTGCAGAACAACCGTCATCCATAGTGAACCGTTCCCGGTTCCAATCACAGGAGGCACCCAGTTTGCGCAATTGAGTGGTAATGCGGTTTCCGTACTGCTCTTTCCAATCCCATACCCGTTCTAAAAACTTTTCACGGCCCACCTCATACTTGTTGGTGCCTTCTTCTTTCAGTTGCTCCTCCACCTTCGCCTGGGTAGCAATACCAGCGTGATCGGTTCCAGGCAACCATAAAGCATTATAGCCTTGCATGCGACGCCAACGGGTAAGGATGTCCTGCAATGTGTTATCTAGGGCATGTCCCATGTGCAATTGTCCAGTGACGTTTGGTGGTGGCATTACAATACAGAAGGGCTGCCTTTTGGTATCCACCTCTGCTTTAAAATACTTACTTTCTTCCCAGTGTTGGTACCATTTGTCCTCAACTTCCCGGGGATTGTAAACTTTGTTTAATTCCTGTGACATTTTTGACCTCCTGTTTTTCAAAAATTATTACATTTCATCTACATTTAGCGTTAAATACAAAAAAGCCCCTTTCGAACAAACAAGGACGAAAAGAGCTTTATTTCGCGGTACCACCTTGATTCCGGTTACATTCACATAACCGACCCTCAATATAGCTATATCGGGCATACCCGGTTGAACCTACTACCACCAGTTTTAGTTCAGCTCAACTGCTCCGGGGCGACAGTTTACGTTTTGGGCAGGAAATTTTTCAGCCAAGAATTTCCCTCTCTGCCAGCCCAAGGGTTCGCAAACCCTCCCCTTCAACGCATTAAGAATATAGTTTTCACCCACTATATTACTGATTTTGAGCTAAACTGTCAACTTCTTCGTTGAACATAGCAAAAGTTGCTTAACGGAGCCAGACACCAGCCTGGGCAAATTGTTGTGGGTACGTCAACTTTATTCCAACAGCTGAAATCAGGCACCGCAAGATAGGTGGCTTTTGCCCTTGCATGTCAGGTCGGAGGCAGGGTGGCGCATAGGACGTGCGCCACTGGCAGCTGAGTCATGGAAGACGAATCTGCCGGGAACCCTGCCGTAGACAGCCGAATGAGCTTGGTGAGGTCTGCAAAACTATCCCAAAAGTGAGCGGGCAGCAGGTGACGGGTTTTTAAACGCAACCTATATCTCAACAACAAAACAAAAATTAAACCAAGCAAAAGACACCGGCATAACAGCGTTTAAACTGCCCTTCTTTTCATTCTTCGGGTGCTGGGTAGGTTCACTCCTAAAATACCACCAATTACCCCGGCCATTATTAGCGGTAATATAGCCAGCAACAGACCCAGTTCTAGGGTATACACACCCAAATACACCGACACTGCGGCAAAGCACAAGGCATACAAGCTCCCCACCAGTAGCCCATGCCTCATACCCTGTTTATTTGCCACTGCACCACAAATCATTGCCCCTAACAGCGAACTGATCACTACGCTAATAAAAATAATGGTGGTCAAGTGATAAACTGGCGCCGCCGTAACCATTATATACACACCCAGCGCTAACACCACTGCAATACTGATACAGATGGACCAGGTTACCCCCAATAAAACTGCCCCGGGATAAACATTTTTTTGCCCTTTAATTGGTGCAGACCAGCTAAGAAATGTTAACCGTTTCATAATTACCTCCTAGTTACTGGAAACTTTCTCTATATAAGTATGCAACAGTATAGTTTTTATGCGGACAACCTAAAAAATAATCATTAAATATTAACTAATTAATAGAATTATATGAGGATATTTCCAAAAAGTGAGGGGGAGCAAAGGTGAATAAAAAACTAATCTGGTTGGCAATTTTTTTAATTGCTGTTAGCGGGTTGGTATTAACCAAA encodes:
- a CDS encoding spore germination protein, whose product is MKNKGALQKLLGFMPKMKRPLSTKKPSQIPADPIPHIFQAKELEGMEVVYQLDVNVNALRSIMAGNSDFVVRKFSIGPNGDTQAAIVYLDGMTDADMINKSIMKPLMTNQNLSGNGKGGGIPFEQVLNAMLAASDVRIADDYKAILGGVLYGDAAVFIDKHKKCLLVSVKGFNYRSISEPLSEGVVRGPREGFVENLRTNTAMVRRRVQSPNLIIESMTIGRISNTSVAIGYIRGLADPKLVAEAKKRLARIEIDGVLESGYIEELIEDNPYSPFPQIIHTERPDKVADALMSGRVAIFTDNTPFVLVIPGEFVSFLQASEDYYERFLIGTFIRILRYTALGVSLVLPSLYIAITTFHQEMIPTPLLIRIAASREGVPFPALVEALLMEFSFEALREAGLRLPRPVGQAVSIVGALVVGEAAVSAGIVSPLMVIVVAVTGIASFVNPAFNMSIAMRILRFPMMLLAGTLGLFGIMVGLMVILVHMAGLRSFGVPYLAPFAPVDQSGLKDTVVRAPLWAYNRRPEQLSKDNPYRQLPDLKPGPWQNKLSDQHQEVDKKTEDDKSAWQGERQRHYETMNTRRDQQTEGQNEEADKSQTGTKKRRSHRRHKSK
- a CDS encoding folylpolyglutamate synthase/dihydrofolate synthase family protein; translated protein: MNYQTAIGYLQNLTKFGINLGLDRINALLKRLGDPHLKLKVIHVGGTNGKGSTSAIIAAILQQAGYRVGAFTSPHLHRYTERYRVNGTEISEQAVSELVQQLKPHLDAMVAEGVEHPTEFEVSTAMALTYFYQEQVDYVVMEVGLGGAIDSTNVVQPLVSVITNVSMDHMNLLGNSIAEIAQVKAGIIKPQVPVVTAAANKAALAIIKETCNKNGAPLTVVGQDITWSGQGDSTIKGQYLTIKGKLHNYQHLFLPLLGEHQQANAATAIATLEALEPHGVILTPAIVKAGMAKVSWPGRFEVLDTTPTIVLDGAHNLAGVKALVATLNRYFPQRGIVLVLGMLADKERQRVIATLTPMAEAVVITKPNNPRAGDWQQVANWAKGYTKNVYVYEQVADAVDQGIALAKDQQLLCVTGSLYMLAEARAHIFKTVE
- a CDS encoding TIGR04086 family membrane protein, whose product is MKRLTFLSWSAPIKGQKNVYPGAVLLGVTWSICISIAVVLALGVYIMVTAAPVYHLTTIIFISVVISSLLGAMICGAVANKQGMRHGLLVGSLYALCFAAVSVYLGVYTLELGLLLAILPLIMAGVIGGILGVNLPSTRRMKRRAV
- a CDS encoding valine--tRNA ligase, giving the protein MSQELNKVYNPREVEDKWYQHWEESKYFKAEVDTKRQPFCIVMPPPNVTGQLHMGHALDNTLQDILTRWRRMQGYNALWLPGTDHAGIATQAKVEEQLKEEGTNKYEVGREKFLERVWDWKEQYGNRITTQLRKLGASCDWNRERFTMDDGCSAAVQEVFIKLYNEGLIYRGNYITNWCPHCSTTISDIEVEHKDQPGHLYHFKYPFKDNPEEYIVIATTRPETMLGDVAVAVHPEDERYQHLIGRTLVLPLVGREMPIIADDYVDPSFGTGCVKITPAHDPNDFEMGKRHNLEEIQVIDKDGRMNAMAGEKYRGMDRYQCRKQIVKDLEASGALLKVDDHDHAVGHCYRCDTVIEPMLSKQWFVKMQPLAEPAIAAAKNGDVRFIPERFTKIYLNWMENIRDWCISRQLWWGHRIPVYYCQDCGEMVAAKEAPAQCGKCGGQMEQDPDVLDTWFSSALWPFSTLGWPEQTEELKHFYPTSVLVTGRDIIFFWVARMIFSGLHNMKEVPFKEVFIHGLVLDAQGRKMSKSLGNGVDPLEVIETHGADSLRFMLVTGNTPGNDLRFHFERLDGARNFANKLWNASRFALMNLEDYDNNAAGGELTLADRWILSRYHQAISEVTDYLGRYELGEAARVIYEFSWSELCDWYIELVKPRLYGKTTPEDRVTAQQVLVTVLRGTTELLHPFMPFITEEIWQHLPHQGETIMLQQWPQYNPELRDPDVENAMELLMEVITEVRRIRGEMQVPPSKVAEVILATADENSQAVLQQNASYIADLAKAEVTVTDQLAEKPDQAAVGIAKGIEVVVPLKGLIDIDKEIARLNKDLTNIEKDLQRVQGKLNNQGFLAKAPAEVIEKEKAKQQELTNKKNALTERLEMLK
- a CDS encoding type II toxin-antitoxin system HicB family antitoxin, with protein sequence MALKWDTVLKEENGKQVGTIKMTVNVIVEKDEEENRYMALTADLPGCATVGATPQEAMENMRLTIQDWLIKDNCG